In Bacteriovorax stolpii, a single genomic region encodes these proteins:
- a CDS encoding Rrf2 family transcriptional regulator, whose amino-acid sequence MRLTSKGRYAVRAMLDLTTHSNGNPVRLQEISTRQNISLHYLEQLFRKLRNGQAVKSVRGPGGGYVLARNMDQITIKDVLDCVGENINPARDIVGTEAEAANSLEFHLSKNYFMNLGIIMKEYLATTSLGDLVRKSKETETEAGIAGASNDAGIMTSAIRNPIGEINQ is encoded by the coding sequence ATGAGACTTACATCAAAAGGGCGTTACGCAGTTAGAGCAATGTTAGACCTTACTACTCATTCAAATGGGAATCCGGTAAGACTACAAGAAATCTCAACAAGACAGAACATTTCTCTTCATTACTTAGAGCAACTTTTCAGAAAGCTAAGAAATGGCCAAGCAGTTAAGTCTGTTCGTGGACCAGGTGGCGGTTATGTACTAGCTCGCAACATGGACCAAATTACAATTAAAGACGTACTAGACTGCGTTGGTGAAAACATCAACCCAGCTCGCGATATCGTAGGAACTGAAGCTGAAGCAGCGAACTCTCTAGAGTTCCACCTGTCTAAGAACTACTTCATGAACCTTGGTATCATCATGAAAGAATACTTAGCAACGACTTCACTTGGTGACCTCGTTCGTAAGTCTAAAGAAACTGAAACTGAAGCTGGTATCGCTGGTGCTTCTAATGACGCTGGAATTATGACTTCAGCAATTAGAAACCCGATTGGAGAGATCAATCAGTAA
- the tsaE gene encoding tRNA (adenosine(37)-N6)-threonylcarbamoyltransferase complex ATPase subunit type 1 TsaE, protein MSLVRAWKKVLESDLANIALEMKEVIEPPSVIILDGPVGAGKTTFTKIFLGTSKQTTSPTYSLINEIDNLLHADLYRIEKREELIHLEIPMYLEEKDYFLIEWGMPYLRDLQRIVGDEFKFYQLKIEINENNSRNFLLSKIV, encoded by the coding sequence ATGAGTTTAGTTCGCGCCTGGAAAAAAGTCCTTGAGTCTGACCTCGCCAATATCGCTCTTGAAATGAAAGAGGTGATTGAACCACCGAGTGTCATTATTCTCGATGGCCCGGTGGGTGCCGGGAAGACAACATTCACGAAGATCTTCTTAGGAACGAGTAAGCAGACGACGAGCCCGACTTATTCATTGATCAATGAGATCGACAATCTTCTGCATGCTGATCTTTATAGAATCGAAAAAAGAGAAGAACTCATCCACTTAGAAATCCCGATGTATTTAGAAGAGAAAGATTATTTCCTGATTGAATGGGGAATGCCTTACCTGCGCGATCTTCAACGAATCGTTGGTGATGAATTTAAATTTTACCAATTGAAAATTGAGATCAACGAGAACAACTCACGCAATTTTTTACTTAGTAAAATTGTTTAA
- a CDS encoding pyridoxine 5'-phosphate synthase: MIPRLGVNIDHVATLRQARGEDYPSVVDAAQVSLSNGADQITIHLREDRRHIQDTDVETVRLVTKRFGKPLNLEMGVNPEIVEIAIASTPEWICLVPEKRQEKTTEGGLDLLDDANFIRIEEAVKKLKSSIKDVKISLFLEAKIEVLIRATQLNIDAVEIHTGEYARVFANGDDVGRYIEQYKAAKEFLTNNKIATHAGHGLTEESVVPLLESKIFEEYNIGHWIICHALFNGLSNTVKNLKSVFEAHPLK, translated from the coding sequence ATGATCCCTCGTTTAGGCGTTAACATTGATCACGTGGCCACTTTAAGACAGGCCCGTGGAGAAGATTATCCAAGTGTCGTAGACGCCGCTCAAGTGTCGTTATCAAATGGTGCTGATCAAATTACGATTCACCTTCGTGAAGACAGAAGACATATTCAGGACACTGACGTTGAGACAGTTCGCCTGGTGACAAAACGTTTTGGAAAACCACTTAACCTGGAAATGGGAGTGAACCCGGAGATCGTAGAGATTGCGATTGCTTCAACTCCTGAATGGATCTGTTTAGTTCCAGAAAAACGCCAGGAAAAGACAACAGAAGGCGGTCTGGATCTTTTAGATGATGCCAACTTCATTCGTATTGAAGAAGCGGTTAAAAAGCTTAAAAGCTCAATCAAAGACGTTAAAATTTCTCTTTTCCTGGAAGCTAAGATTGAAGTCTTAATTAGAGCGACTCAACTTAACATCGACGCTGTTGAAATCCACACTGGAGAGTACGCGCGCGTTTTTGCTAACGGCGATGATGTCGGCCGCTATATTGAGCAGTACAAAGCTGCCAAAGAATTTTTAACCAACAATAAAATTGCCACGCATGCAGGCCATGGTCTGACTGAAGAAAGTGTTGTGCCGCTTTTAGAAAGCAAAATTTTCGAAGAATACAACATCGGTCACTGGATCATTTGCCATGCTCTTTTTAATGGGCTTTCAAATACAGTTAAGAACCTAAAGAGCGTTTTTGAAGCACATCCTTTAAAATAG
- the glmM gene encoding phosphoglucosamine mutase, which translates to MSERKLFGTDGIRGKANAYPMTAEVATALGRAVTHYFQATNPNNAKPIIIVGKDTRLSCYMLEMAFASGVCSQGGEVILTGPLPTPGVAFVTHSMRADAGVMISASHNHFEDNGIKIFDGKGNKLPDSVELELERLVLNPELMPAKFGGLLGNAERLKEVYGRYIVQVKSALGHDYDLDGMRIVLDCANGAGYKVTPMIFQELGAEVFSIGISPNGENINKNVGSLHPEAARAEVLKYRADIGICIDGDGDRVSVIDQEGTMIDGDKLIGLFAKLLLARGELKAGDTVVGTVMSNLGLELYIKSLGLNFYRTKVGDRYIIEYMRANNCILGGEPSGHIIFSRHSTTGDGSLGGLKVIEAMKYFNKSLKELVEEVELFPQFIKNVMVKNKPPLETVKAIEEATKEAERKLDGRGRVLLRYSGTEPLLRVMVEGDNAELVEAECNRLVAVVKKEIG; encoded by the coding sequence ATGTCGGAGAGAAAACTTTTCGGGACAGATGGAATTCGTGGTAAGGCGAACGCTTACCCAATGACAGCAGAAGTGGCGACGGCCCTTGGTCGCGCAGTAACTCACTACTTTCAAGCAACGAATCCCAACAATGCTAAGCCTATCATCATCGTCGGAAAGGACACCAGGCTCTCGTGTTATATGTTGGAGATGGCCTTTGCTTCAGGTGTGTGTTCTCAAGGTGGAGAGGTTATTTTAACTGGTCCTCTTCCCACTCCAGGAGTTGCTTTCGTAACTCACTCAATGCGCGCAGACGCAGGAGTCATGATCTCAGCTTCTCACAATCACTTTGAAGACAACGGGATTAAAATTTTTGATGGAAAAGGAAACAAGCTCCCGGACTCAGTAGAGCTGGAGCTTGAAAGGCTTGTTCTTAATCCGGAATTAATGCCGGCTAAATTCGGAGGCCTTTTAGGGAATGCCGAAAGATTAAAAGAAGTTTACGGGCGCTATATTGTTCAAGTTAAATCGGCCCTGGGGCACGACTACGACCTGGATGGAATGCGCATCGTTTTAGACTGTGCTAACGGCGCAGGTTATAAAGTCACTCCGATGATTTTCCAGGAGCTCGGAGCAGAAGTGTTCTCGATTGGGATTTCGCCTAATGGAGAAAATATCAACAAGAATGTTGGTTCACTTCACCCGGAAGCGGCCCGTGCAGAAGTTTTAAAATACCGCGCAGATATTGGGATTTGTATCGACGGTGACGGCGATAGAGTAAGTGTTATTGATCAGGAAGGAACAATGATTGATGGGGATAAACTCATTGGTCTTTTTGCTAAACTTCTTCTTGCCCGTGGCGAACTCAAGGCGGGAGACACTGTTGTTGGAACAGTTATGTCGAACTTAGGGCTTGAATTGTATATTAAGTCTCTTGGACTTAATTTTTATCGCACAAAAGTGGGAGACCGCTATATCATCGAATATATGCGCGCCAATAACTGTATCCTGGGTGGAGAGCCTTCAGGACACATCATCTTCAGCCGCCACTCGACAACGGGAGACGGATCTCTAGGTGGATTAAAAGTTATTGAGGCGATGAAGTACTTCAACAAATCGTTAAAAGAACTGGTGGAAGAAGTTGAACTTTTTCCTCAGTTTATCAAAAACGTGATGGTTAAAAATAAGCCACCACTAGAAACAGTAAAGGCGATTGAAGAAGCGACGAAAGAGGCAGAAAGAAAGCTGGATGGAAGAGGGCGTGTTCTTCTTCGTTATTCAGGAACAGAGCCCCTTCTTCGTGTCATGGTTGAAGGTGACAATGCTGAACTGGTTGAAGCAGAATGTAATCGACTGGTCGCTGTTGTGAAAAAAGAGATTGGTTAG
- a CDS encoding CdaR family protein — MKLEKAQRHTLKIIAIFFAVSLWFYVLNSEPVEIEKKIQIEFQLPKGYAISSQTERQLTLKLKGSKAFIGNVFSNKEKLVVDLNPYFKKFGKSFRVQYHPSQITVPFGVDILEMHPKEANIEIDRLVQMQLPVKVLYIGNMAYDKKFKEVHVEPENVMVSGPVDVIRKLSRVETTPVNLSTVDKEEGTLTVPLDELDSRLMYEENPRIKLKYKVQLTIPKREEVKKE; from the coding sequence TTGAAATTAGAAAAGGCCCAAAGACACACGCTCAAAATCATCGCGATCTTTTTTGCAGTATCGCTATGGTTTTATGTTTTAAACAGTGAGCCAGTGGAAATAGAAAAAAAGATTCAAATTGAGTTTCAATTGCCCAAGGGCTACGCTATCTCAAGTCAAACCGAAAGACAGCTTACTTTAAAACTTAAAGGCTCAAAGGCCTTCATTGGGAATGTTTTTTCCAACAAAGAGAAGCTGGTGGTGGATTTGAATCCATACTTTAAAAAATTCGGCAAGAGCTTTAGAGTTCAATACCATCCGTCACAAATCACCGTGCCTTTTGGCGTGGATATTTTAGAGATGCACCCGAAAGAGGCGAACATCGAAATCGACCGCCTGGTGCAAATGCAGCTGCCGGTCAAGGTTCTGTACATTGGTAATATGGCCTATGATAAAAAATTTAAAGAAGTACACGTTGAGCCAGAGAACGTCATGGTTAGTGGACCGGTTGACGTCATCAGAAAATTGTCTAGAGTAGAGACCACTCCGGTGAACCTTTCAACTGTAGACAAAGAAGAAGGGACGCTGACGGTTCCTTTGGATGAATTGGACTCGCGTTTGATGTATGAAGAGAACCCAAGAATTAAATTAAAATATAAAGTACAACTGACGATTCCTAAGCGCGAAGAAGTTAAAAAAGAATAA
- the cdaA gene encoding diadenylate cyclase CdaA: MSFLSPFFNHLNIKDFIDILIVAILIYQLLLIVRGTKAAQMIVGLGFLFGLFWLGITFKLYSLNWVLAHFFDSFFIIVVVLFQDQFRSALASVGTKRNILTVFSKDEHDFEIDEIVEACGALSREKIGALIVIERTHGLLNFINTGTRLDSRIHSDIIYSIFESSSSLHDGAIIIQNSKLTAAGCFLPLSKNFDIERHLGTRHRAALGLTEVTDALVITCSEETGKINLCVEGIFYLCKTEKELGQYLRHIWSNESLDSALRPIKTKDIVR, translated from the coding sequence ATGTCCTTTTTAAGTCCATTTTTTAATCATCTCAATATAAAAGATTTCATCGACATTCTCATTGTCGCGATTCTTATTTATCAACTGTTGTTGATCGTAAGAGGGACAAAGGCCGCGCAGATGATTGTGGGGCTGGGTTTTCTTTTTGGCCTTTTTTGGCTGGGGATCACTTTTAAGCTTTACTCACTCAACTGGGTTCTGGCCCACTTTTTTGATTCATTCTTTATCATCGTCGTCGTTTTATTCCAGGACCAGTTCAGAAGTGCGCTGGCTTCCGTAGGGACGAAGAGAAATATCCTGACTGTCTTTTCAAAAGATGAACACGATTTTGAAATCGATGAGATTGTCGAGGCCTGCGGGGCCCTGTCGCGCGAGAAGATCGGGGCTCTGATCGTTATTGAACGCACGCACGGTTTACTCAACTTTATCAATACCGGGACAAGACTGGATTCAAGAATCCATTCGGATATTATTTATTCGATTTTTGAGTCAAGCTCCAGCCTTCACGATGGGGCCATTATCATCCAGAACTCAAAACTCACGGCTGCGGGCTGCTTTTTGCCCCTATCAAAGAACTTTGATATCGAACGCCACTTAGGGACCCGCCATAGGGCCGCTCTGGGGCTGACAGAAGTTACCGATGCATTAGTTATTACTTGTTCTGAAGAAACTGGTAAGATTAACTTATGTGTCGAAGGGATTTTTTACCTGTGTAAAACAGAAAAAGAGCTGGGGCAGTATCTTCGTCACATTTGGAGCAATGAAAGTTTAGACAGTGCTCTAAGACCGATTAAGACCAAGGACATTGTTCGTTGA
- a CDS encoding sigma 54-interacting transcriptional regulator, whose protein sequence is MLASFSEFKFYQSFRIPVEEADDLRFLVQMSKDRGPEEYIDDAKLIDISLTGLGFATSERISVGQEITISLQYKKHHLDLTGKVVRAFSQSLDDQKIIYGIEIEEEKGIAKFLEHYILGFSSERLKNCLIDSAIKERYTKATDGFEIFSLLLSLFKDITHFGDKEGFIESMLDEVIRILNAQRASLFLINPETNELEAVCALGVRKEQLKFDYRIGIAGSVFTTGVALNIDTVHDSTRFNEAFDKKFGFETKSIICHPIHNREDKIIGVIEVLNKRNEDRFTIEDEKTMKVLSLIFSSVFYNFTPMSDKSLIRRFSNPFDRKNALIGKVPHVASLRSTIVKLKDIEAPVLIFGERGVGKSLYAKILHVEGQRGLKSFEVVHCAEKDQEMVGRMLFGPEETESKFITCQGGTVQLHEVWALSPKNQKTLLEVLKTRHIPNTKFSLDVRIVATTTRDLGLLVANGEFDRELYEFISKATVFMEPLRRRGDDIELLVDYFLKAECKKEGLLLKSFAPKLMEKLKKYDWPGNIKELRLCVERAVLYNPKAHVITDIEIEDSASPLVDLSEKKRMFGDLPFVGDHNIALKDRLSLVEREMIHAEIRRCNGNKSKAAKAMGISREALRKKLLMSTDILKSLNLTEEERLKFMKEDDEFANAA, encoded by the coding sequence ATGCTAGCGAGTTTTTCTGAATTTAAATTCTACCAATCATTCAGAATTCCAGTAGAAGAGGCCGACGACCTGAGATTTCTTGTTCAAATGTCAAAGGACCGAGGTCCAGAAGAGTATATTGATGATGCCAAGTTAATTGATATTTCATTAACCGGGCTTGGATTTGCCACCAGCGAGCGCATTTCTGTAGGCCAGGAAATCACCATTTCTCTTCAATATAAGAAGCACCACCTGGATTTAACCGGGAAAGTTGTGCGCGCATTTTCACAGTCACTTGATGATCAAAAAATCATTTATGGGATTGAAATCGAAGAGGAAAAGGGGATTGCAAAATTCCTTGAGCACTACATCCTTGGCTTCTCATCAGAGAGATTAAAAAACTGTCTGATCGATTCAGCGATTAAAGAACGCTACACTAAAGCGACGGATGGATTTGAAATCTTCTCGCTTTTACTTTCACTTTTTAAAGACATCACTCACTTTGGAGACAAAGAAGGGTTTATTGAATCAATGCTTGATGAAGTTATCCGCATTTTAAATGCTCAGAGAGCTTCGTTATTTTTAATTAACCCAGAGACTAACGAGCTTGAAGCTGTGTGTGCTCTTGGTGTGAGAAAAGAGCAGTTAAAATTCGACTACCGCATCGGGATTGCCGGTTCAGTATTCACCACTGGTGTGGCCCTGAACATTGATACAGTTCATGATAGCACGCGCTTTAACGAAGCGTTTGATAAGAAATTTGGTTTTGAAACGAAGTCGATTATCTGTCACCCGATCCACAACCGCGAAGACAAGATCATCGGTGTAATCGAAGTATTAAACAAGAGAAACGAAGACCGTTTTACCATTGAAGATGAAAAGACAATGAAAGTTCTTTCACTGATTTTCTCTTCTGTATTTTATAACTTTACGCCAATGTCGGATAAGTCTCTAATCAGAAGATTCTCGAATCCTTTTGACAGAAAAAATGCTCTGATTGGTAAAGTGCCTCACGTGGCCTCTTTAAGAAGCACGATCGTGAAGCTAAAAGACATCGAAGCACCAGTTTTAATTTTCGGTGAGCGCGGTGTAGGTAAATCACTTTACGCTAAGATTCTTCACGTTGAAGGTCAGCGTGGATTAAAATCTTTTGAAGTGGTTCACTGTGCTGAAAAAGACCAGGAAATGGTAGGAAGAATGCTTTTTGGGCCGGAAGAAACTGAAAGCAAGTTTATTACTTGCCAGGGTGGAACTGTTCAGCTGCATGAGGTGTGGGCCCTGTCTCCAAAAAACCAGAAGACACTTTTAGAGGTGTTGAAAACTCGCCATATCCCGAACACAAAGTTCAGTCTTGATGTTCGCATCGTAGCGACAACGACCAGAGATCTTGGTCTCCTTGTGGCCAATGGAGAGTTTGACCGCGAGCTTTATGAGTTCATCTCAAAAGCGACTGTGTTTATGGAACCATTAAGAAGAAGAGGCGATGATATCGAGCTTCTAGTGGATTATTTCCTAAAAGCTGAATGTAAAAAAGAAGGGCTTCTTCTGAAGTCGTTTGCTCCAAAATTAATGGAGAAATTAAAGAAGTATGACTGGCCAGGTAATATCAAAGAACTTCGTCTTTGTGTGGAAAGGGCAGTGCTTTATAATCCAAAGGCCCACGTGATCACTGATATCGAGATTGAAGATTCAGCTTCACCACTAGTGGATCTTTCAGAAAAGAAGAGAATGTTTGGGGACCTGCCATTTGTTGGCGACCACAACATTGCGCTTAAAGACCGTCTTTCACTGGTAGAGCGTGAAATGATCCATGCTGAGATCAGACGCTGCAACGGCAATAAGTCTAAGGCCGCTAAGGCGATGGGCATTAGCCGCGAAGCTTTAAGAAAGAAGCTTCTGATGAGTACAGATATCCTGAAGTCTCTGAACTTAACAGAAGAAGAACGCTTAAAATTCATGAAAGAAGATGACGAATTCGCAAATGCGGCTTAA
- a CDS encoding M14 family zinc carboxypeptidase — protein sequence MKARHVLILFSMLCTFSASHAQSTPTAPAPAAAPPATELGMTPAIKNYCDKLEKSFKRYGWDKSECETFKWSHYRNSVLGDPLMWTVFGDVSDEEQPSFKDKDVTIVMCGVHGDEITPVKFCFDLMYYLREAYSNPDKLKGEFHNKVVLVSPLVNPDSYFKARPTRVNARGVDPNRNFPTADWQKEARKIWLTKLRRDKRKNPGERPNSEPEVVFQVNLIKRYNPDKIVSVHSPLTLLDYDGPSIAANNGLDGVKAHELLNQMSKDASGYNIKDYPFFPGSLGNWAGQERNIPTYTLELPSADPRKSNEYWKLFESAMHKVIVHSLRQDLAKAPGVTDTHEPGKEGVPAIPGTSAN from the coding sequence ATGAAAGCCCGTCATGTATTAATTCTATTTAGTATGCTTTGCACTTTTAGTGCGAGTCATGCCCAGTCGACTCCAACTGCTCCTGCACCTGCGGCGGCACCTCCGGCAACGGAGCTCGGAATGACTCCGGCAATTAAGAATTATTGTGACAAACTAGAAAAAAGCTTCAAGCGCTATGGTTGGGATAAGAGTGAGTGTGAAACCTTTAAATGGAGTCACTATAGAAACTCTGTTCTAGGCGATCCATTAATGTGGACAGTCTTTGGCGACGTAAGTGATGAAGAGCAGCCAAGCTTTAAAGACAAAGACGTGACGATTGTGATGTGCGGAGTGCACGGAGATGAAATCACGCCGGTTAAATTTTGTTTTGATTTAATGTACTACCTGCGCGAAGCCTATTCCAATCCAGACAAGCTAAAAGGTGAGTTCCATAATAAAGTTGTCCTTGTCTCTCCTTTAGTTAATCCGGATTCATACTTTAAAGCGCGCCCGACGAGAGTCAATGCCCGCGGAGTAGACCCGAATAGGAACTTTCCGACGGCAGACTGGCAAAAAGAAGCGAGAAAAATCTGGCTGACAAAATTAAGAAGAGACAAAAGAAAAAATCCAGGTGAGAGACCAAACAGTGAGCCGGAAGTTGTCTTCCAGGTGAATCTGATTAAGCGCTACAACCCTGATAAGATTGTTTCGGTTCACTCGCCGCTGACTTTATTAGATTACGATGGTCCAAGTATCGCCGCCAACAACGGTCTTGATGGAGTGAAAGCACACGAGCTTTTAAACCAGATGAGTAAAGATGCTTCCGGCTACAATATTAAAGACTATCCTTTTTTTCCAGGTTCACTAGGAAACTGGGCGGGACAGGAAAGAAACATTCCAACATACACATTAGAACTTCCCTCTGCTGACCCAAGAAAGAGCAACGAGTACTGGAAGCTCTTTGAATCGGCCATGCACAAGGTGATTGTCCACAGTCTTCGTCAGGATTTGGCGAAAGCTCCGGGTGTGACAGACACGCATGAACCAGGCAAAGAGGGCGTTCCAGCGATTCCAGGCACATCGGCAAACTAA
- a CDS encoding ATP-grasp domain-containing protein, translating to MGKNNVIIASLNPNLYTTKRLIEEGRKQKHSVLYLNPYQHQILPLEKAKSGLYFHRTTGTNYDDFDLVVTKHHENLGMKISNPYNALGTFRSKDLQSLFFNKYDLPAIPTLLYRGTMTDELEAAIAKLGQQYILKMNRGNQGIGVNFLEGQKSLQSVLETFHAMKDQRFLIQPYIPHKKEWRLFILKGEVLACIEKTIAKDDFRGNAKRSNGKILKKLPKDLESIAEKAFLHCGLDYAGLDLLLSEKDGIKILEVNPIPGFEQAEELSGVNIARELMIKLQ from the coding sequence ATGGGAAAAAACAATGTCATTATCGCCAGTCTTAACCCTAATCTCTATACAACCAAGAGGTTGATTGAAGAAGGCAGAAAACAAAAACACTCCGTTTTGTACCTAAACCCTTACCAACACCAGATCCTTCCCTTGGAAAAGGCAAAGAGTGGACTCTACTTTCATAGAACAACCGGAACCAATTACGACGATTTTGATCTGGTGGTCACGAAGCATCATGAGAACCTGGGGATGAAAATTTCGAACCCTTACAATGCTCTGGGGACATTCCGTTCAAAAGATCTTCAGTCACTTTTTTTTAACAAGTACGATCTGCCGGCCATCCCAACTCTCCTTTATAGAGGGACGATGACTGATGAATTAGAAGCGGCCATCGCTAAGCTTGGGCAGCAGTACATCCTCAAAATGAACCGCGGCAACCAGGGCATTGGCGTAAACTTTCTGGAAGGTCAAAAGTCACTTCAAAGTGTGCTTGAAACTTTCCATGCCATGAAAGACCAACGCTTTTTAATCCAGCCCTACATTCCTCATAAAAAAGAATGGCGCCTCTTTATCCTTAAAGGTGAAGTCCTCGCCTGTATTGAAAAAACCATCGCCAAAGACGACTTCCGCGGAAATGCGAAACGCTCAAATGGAAAAATCCTTAAGAAACTTCCAAAAGACTTAGAGTCTATTGCCGAGAAAGCTTTCCTTCACTGCGGGCTAGATTATGCGGGACTTGATTTATTGTTGTCGGAAAAAGATGGTATTAAGATTTTAGAGGTGAATCCGATTCCAGGGTTTGAGCAGGCAGAAGAGCTCTCGGGCGTTAATATCGCCCGAGAGCTTATGATCAAATTACAGTAG
- a CDS encoding phospholipase D-like domain-containing protein encodes MKTKNLLLALSLLVGTNVFAADIEGKDPFSLRMQKPHDVVLLNHGLASLEERLQMIERAEKYIDVEYFIYRTDKSAKLFTQALVKKAREGVKVRMLLDWFMVKSDLSPFYAHELEKEGIEVKYFNTTSTLNLFSGQYRNHRKLILVDGKEVITGGRNIGDEYFDLHEEYNFLDREMHIEGDMVAAIQKTFDETFAAKKSERVARDRMPEIDDAKYRRGDNDDTAGYEYDLKKWKEKVKLAQDFVNAPMDEKREQEIRAKGQDELNKEYRGSCNEITFMSEYPNIGTKNRKENRVIKHNLFERIAKSEKSILIDSPYFIVNKELSESLDKALANKVEIKLLTNSLNSTDAIYVYANFDSNVRTWLNKGLDSYIFKGTRPETYEVLENESGKARFGVHAKTFIFDDKNVIIGTYNVDPRSANYNSEMVVACENSPELAAEVKKDIDSRLAGSIHLDSEKTIADAEFYQTSFGKKLLYYFTKIPANIFDYLL; translated from the coding sequence ATGAAGACAAAAAATCTTTTATTAGCACTTTCTTTACTAGTAGGTACGAATGTATTTGCTGCCGATATTGAAGGCAAAGATCCATTTAGCTTACGTATGCAAAAACCACATGATGTCGTTTTGCTAAATCATGGTCTTGCTTCATTAGAAGAGCGTTTGCAGATGATTGAAAGGGCAGAAAAATACATTGATGTAGAATACTTCATTTATAGAACGGATAAATCGGCAAAACTTTTTACTCAGGCCTTGGTGAAGAAGGCACGTGAAGGTGTAAAGGTTAGAATGCTTTTAGACTGGTTCATGGTCAAGAGTGACCTCTCTCCCTTTTATGCCCATGAGTTGGAAAAAGAAGGAATTGAAGTGAAGTACTTTAACACAACTTCAACTCTTAACTTATTTTCAGGGCAGTACAGAAATCACAGAAAACTTATTTTAGTAGATGGTAAAGAAGTTATCACTGGAGGAAGAAACATTGGTGATGAATACTTTGACCTGCACGAAGAATACAATTTCCTAGACCGTGAAATGCATATTGAAGGTGATATGGTTGCGGCGATTCAAAAGACATTTGATGAAACATTCGCTGCTAAAAAAAGTGAGCGCGTGGCCCGTGATAGAATGCCTGAAATTGACGACGCTAAATACAGAAGAGGGGACAACGACGATACAGCAGGATACGAATACGACCTGAAGAAATGGAAAGAAAAAGTAAAGCTTGCTCAGGATTTCGTTAACGCCCCAATGGATGAAAAACGTGAGCAGGAAATCAGAGCAAAAGGGCAGGACGAATTAAATAAAGAGTACCGTGGTTCATGTAATGAAATTACTTTCATGTCAGAGTACCCAAATATTGGAACGAAAAACAGAAAAGAAAACCGTGTTATTAAGCACAACCTTTTTGAGCGCATTGCTAAGTCTGAAAAATCAATCCTGATTGATTCACCTTATTTCATCGTGAATAAGGAGCTTTCGGAGTCTCTGGATAAAGCGCTTGCTAATAAAGTAGAAATCAAGCTTTTAACAAACAGCTTAAACTCAACAGATGCTATCTATGTATACGCTAACTTTGATAGCAACGTGAGAACGTGGTTAAACAAGGGATTAGATTCATACATCTTCAAGGGAACAAGACCAGAGACGTATGAGGTTTTAGAAAACGAATCAGGAAAAGCGCGCTTTGGAGTGCATGCTAAGACTTTTATCTTCGATGATAAAAACGTGATTATTGGAACATACAACGTAGACCCAAGATCTGCTAACTACAACTCTGAAATGGTTGTGGCGTGTGAGAACTCACCAGAACTGGCAGCAGAAGTTAAAAAGGATATCGATTCAAGACTGGCCGGAAGTATTCACCTTGACTCTGAAAAGACGATTGCTGATGCTGAATTCTACCAGACAAGTTTTGGAAAGAAGCTTTTGTACTACTTCACAAAAATCCCAGCAAACATCTTCGATTACCTACTGTAA
- a CDS encoding (2Fe-2S)-binding protein, which translates to MYICICKGITEKMLMDQIGTHNHSQDQILKNLGIGDSCGACVVDAVKKILDNQNNLDSKTKKSDS; encoded by the coding sequence ATGTATATCTGTATTTGCAAAGGGATAACTGAGAAAATGCTGATGGACCAAATCGGGACACACAACCATTCTCAGGACCAGATCCTAAAAAATCTTGGAATTGGCGACTCATGCGGGGCATGTGTGGTCGATGCTGTCAAAAAAATCCTCGATAATCAGAACAATTTAGATTCCAAAACTAAAAAATCCGACTCATAA